One region of Dokdonia sp. 4H-3-7-5 genomic DNA includes:
- a CDS encoding DUF2254 domain-containing protein — protein MNKIYTKLKLLYSQVTGNIGFFPSLIALMGLAFAFLMLYIEEQGVSKYFIDNFPWLVINNADTARTLLSTFIGGIISLMVFSFSMVMLLLNQASSNYSPRILPGLISNKKHQYVLGFYIAVIIYCIIILLSIVPTDDKHQLPGFAVLVGIILSIHVLAAFIYFIHSISQAIQINNITDRIFSAARKRLQTLIDKENEVEGLDIFDDVSDWHGYKSTSSGYLNDIAFDSLSKLAKEQDISIKMLVSKGEFVLVDVPIVKVNKELDEENQDMLQSCFGFSRSEIVKLNYVLGFKQLTEIAVKAMSPGINDPGTAITCIDYLTELFALRMLKKDNSYVVNNDNKAVVSLDTVDFDELIYYIFASLRQYCKADFIMMTKMLTSLYYLKNVETIDDTYKEVINTQAHLVLEDAQTFIKNETDLKNLKEFTQKFK, from the coding sequence ATGAATAAAATTTACACAAAACTCAAATTGCTATATAGTCAAGTCACAGGAAACATAGGTTTCTTTCCAAGTCTTATAGCTTTGATGGGACTTGCCTTTGCTTTTTTAATGCTCTACATAGAGGAACAAGGAGTTTCCAAATACTTTATTGACAATTTCCCGTGGCTCGTTATTAATAATGCAGATACTGCGCGCACACTATTAAGCACATTTATAGGAGGTATTATCTCTCTTATGGTTTTTAGCTTTTCTATGGTGATGTTATTACTCAATCAAGCATCTAGTAATTATTCTCCTCGTATTCTCCCAGGACTTATATCAAATAAAAAGCACCAGTATGTGTTAGGTTTTTACATTGCTGTAATTATCTATTGTATCATCATATTATTGAGTATAGTTCCTACAGATGATAAACATCAATTACCAGGTTTTGCAGTTCTAGTGGGTATTATTTTAAGTATTCATGTACTTGCAGCATTTATCTACTTTATTCACTCGATTTCGCAAGCAATACAGATTAACAATATTACTGATCGTATTTTTAGCGCAGCACGAAAGAGACTACAAACACTCATTGATAAGGAAAATGAAGTGGAAGGCCTTGACATTTTTGACGACGTTTCTGATTGGCATGGCTATAAAAGCACTTCATCTGGATATCTTAATGATATTGCCTTTGATTCACTGTCAAAACTTGCAAAAGAGCAGGATATCTCTATAAAGATGCTCGTTTCTAAAGGAGAGTTTGTACTAGTAGATGTCCCAATAGTAAAGGTAAATAAAGAGCTTGATGAAGAAAATCAAGATATGCTTCAATCATGTTTTGGGTTTTCTCGTAGTGAGATAGTGAAACTCAATTATGTATTAGGTTTTAAACAGCTTACAGAAATTGCTGTAAAAGCGATGAGTCCAGGTATAAATGACCCTGGAACTGCCATAACCTGTATTGATTACCTTACAGAGCTTTTTGCATTAAGAATGCTCAAGAAAGATAATAGCTACGTAGTAAATAATGATAATAAAGCTGTTGTGTCGCTAGATACGGTAGATTTTGATGAGCTTATTTATTACATATTTGCTAGCCTCCGTCAGTATTGCAAGGCAGATTTTATTATGATGACAAAAATGTTGACCTCACTTTATTATCTCAAAAATGTGGAGACCATAGACGATACCTATAAAGAGGTCATAAATACACAAGCCCATCTCGTTCTTGAGGATGCACAAACATTTATTAAAAATGAAACAGACTTAAAAAATCTAAAAGAGTTTACTCAAAAATTTAAGTAA
- a CDS encoding FAD/NAD(P)-binding protein, translated as MKHYAIIGGGPRGLFALESLFTALYNNALDAQIKVTLFEPFEYPGSGWVWNPEQVASNWLNITERALQDLPGRPEMKLGDAIIPAFPSYTEWLPEEQQNPPATHPDQFPPRAKMGTYLNARFEVLAAALKGFGLLDIITETVTELNYIAPHFTAKTSTQSVEEIEEVVLTIGHQDTILSDQLQEWQDHVAETDNAILFTEAYPVEKIMQANITSDSIVAFRGFGLAMIDQIRALTLQRGAHFETINEDTKELIFHGTKNHPQRFVPFSLDGLPMVPKPINEAVDKLFMPSDDAIDAFAKAIHKGACGDHLAKDQYFLLEAMAAVVAPLFLGIEDKALSHDLSEEEVYFLSINYLNNKSLDHSLLLSHETSVLKMMQQQVAMAVGEAPVSLDYFIGQVWRHCQPTIYREFSYPEIADDVVAEVIALDEASKRYSYGPPVESIQQLIALAKAGILDLDFVNNPEITCVENGWQLESDSNKVTIDVMLNAVLDAPQLVTVDTPIIKNLLHNEMIEPKHTDLGIRTGDYGYVEVPEGKSFVPLAVLGRLSKGSVIGVDAILECFGPRTISWSERSIDLMKNEK; from the coding sequence ATGAAACACTACGCCATAATAGGAGGCGGCCCTAGAGGGCTTTTTGCTCTTGAAAGCCTTTTTACTGCGCTTTACAATAACGCTCTAGATGCTCAAATAAAAGTTACGTTATTTGAACCTTTTGAGTACCCAGGTTCAGGGTGGGTGTGGAACCCAGAACAAGTAGCAAGTAACTGGCTTAATATTACGGAGCGTGCCTTGCAAGACTTACCTGGCAGACCAGAAATGAAACTAGGTGATGCTATTATCCCCGCATTTCCCTCTTATACGGAGTGGTTACCAGAAGAACAACAAAACCCTCCTGCTACACATCCCGACCAGTTCCCTCCACGGGCAAAAATGGGTACCTACCTTAATGCTCGATTTGAAGTCCTCGCGGCGGCACTTAAAGGATTTGGGTTGCTAGATATCATAACAGAAACCGTAACCGAACTCAACTACATAGCACCACACTTTACCGCAAAGACATCAACGCAGTCTGTAGAAGAAATAGAAGAAGTGGTCCTCACGATAGGTCATCAAGACACGATACTTTCAGATCAGCTGCAAGAGTGGCAAGATCACGTGGCAGAAACTGACAACGCCATTCTGTTTACAGAGGCATACCCAGTAGAAAAAATAATGCAAGCAAACATAACTTCAGATAGCATAGTTGCTTTTAGGGGTTTTGGACTTGCTATGATAGACCAGATACGAGCACTCACTTTACAACGTGGAGCACATTTTGAGACTATAAATGAAGATACAAAGGAGCTTATTTTTCACGGCACAAAAAACCATCCGCAGCGGTTTGTTCCTTTTTCTTTGGATGGGCTTCCTATGGTGCCTAAGCCTATAAACGAGGCGGTAGATAAGTTATTTATGCCCAGTGATGATGCTATAGACGCTTTCGCGAAAGCGATACATAAAGGAGCTTGTGGCGATCACCTAGCAAAAGATCAGTATTTCTTGCTAGAAGCAATGGCAGCTGTGGTAGCTCCATTATTTTTAGGAATAGAAGACAAGGCACTTTCACACGACTTGTCTGAAGAGGAAGTTTATTTCTTAAGCATAAATTACCTCAACAATAAATCCCTAGACCATTCCCTACTTCTATCACACGAGACATCTGTATTAAAAATGATGCAACAGCAAGTTGCAATGGCAGTAGGAGAAGCGCCAGTAAGCCTTGACTACTTTATAGGTCAAGTATGGCGACACTGCCAGCCTACCATCTATAGAGAGTTCTCATATCCAGAAATTGCAGATGATGTGGTGGCAGAAGTTATTGCCCTTGACGAAGCATCAAAAAGATATTCTTACGGACCACCAGTTGAAAGCATACAACAGCTTATTGCACTTGCAAAAGCAGGAATTTTAGATCTTGACTTTGTAAACAACCCAGAAATCACTTGTGTTGAAAACGGCTGGCAGCTTGAGTCTGACAGTAACAAGGTAACAATAGACGTAATGCTTAACGCCGTACTTGACGCTCCACAACTTGTCACAGTAGATACACCAATAATTAAAAACTTACTGCACAACGAGATGATTGAGCCTAAGCATACTGACCTAGGCATACGCACTGGAGATTATGGTTATGTAGAAGTGCCTGAAGGAAAAAGTTTTGTTCCGCTAGCGGTATTAGGGAGATTATCTAAAGGAAGTGTGATAGGTGTAGATGCAATTTTAGAATGCTTTGGACCACGCACGATAAGCTGGTCTGAGCGCAGCATAGATTTAATGAAGAACGAAAAATAA
- a CDS encoding GreA/GreB family elongation factor: protein MSRGFVKEDDQEETPIIPPRAALPDGVINYVTSHGLSQLKEELSTLDTKISTLDETDERERRRALAVLNGKRNLLLERIQSVRLLDHIKDEGEIRFGATVTYTIAGMPKPITIQIVGVDEASVKDKKIAFTAPIARALIGKRIDETTTFQLGNEERKLTIKNIVYTV, encoded by the coding sequence ATGAGTAGAGGATTTGTAAAAGAAGATGACCAAGAAGAAACTCCTATAATTCCACCTAGAGCGGCACTGCCAGATGGTGTGATAAACTACGTCACAAGCCACGGACTATCCCAACTTAAGGAAGAGCTCAGTACACTAGATACTAAAATCTCCACCCTAGATGAAACAGATGAGCGCGAGCGCAGACGAGCACTTGCAGTACTTAATGGAAAGCGCAACTTACTACTAGAACGCATACAGAGTGTAAGACTGCTTGATCATATAAAGGATGAGGGCGAGATACGTTTTGGCGCCACAGTCACGTATACCATCGCTGGTATGCCTAAGCCCATTACCATCCAAATTGTGGGTGTAGATGAGGCCAGTGTTAAAGATAAAAAGATCGCCTTTACCGCTCCTATTGCTAGAGCACTTATCGGCAAGAGAATAGATGAAACAACTACATTTCAGCTGGGTAATGAGGAGAGGAAACTTACTATTAAAAATATAGTTTACACTGTTTAG
- a CDS encoding pirin family protein, producing the protein MQTILYKANTRGNANHGWLQSFHTFSFASYHNPERINFGAMRVLNDDTVAAGRGFDMHRHLNMEIVSIPLSGDLEHKDSMGNQTVIQQGDIQVMSAGTGIDHSEYNKNKDREVQFLQIWIMPNQRPVSPRYDQIKINEHHLKNEFVQILSPNQEDEGVWIYQNAWFHMGEFTQEQTVVHKIHKEENGLFVFVLEGSAHAAGELLDRRDAIGVYDIAELEITAQSDSKILLIEVPMQF; encoded by the coding sequence ATGCAAACGATTCTATATAAAGCAAACACTCGAGGAAACGCAAACCACGGCTGGTTACAGAGTTTTCACACCTTTAGCTTTGCGAGTTACCATAATCCAGAACGTATAAACTTTGGGGCGATGCGCGTGCTCAATGATGACACCGTAGCGGCCGGTAGAGGTTTTGATATGCACAGGCATCTTAATATGGAAATTGTATCTATCCCACTCTCTGGCGATCTAGAGCATAAAGATAGTATGGGTAACCAGACGGTGATACAGCAAGGTGACATCCAAGTGATGAGCGCCGGGACGGGAATTGATCATAGTGAGTATAATAAAAATAAGGATCGTGAGGTACAGTTTTTACAAATTTGGATTATGCCTAACCAGCGACCAGTATCGCCTCGTTATGACCAAATTAAAATAAACGAACACCACCTCAAAAATGAATTTGTGCAAATACTCTCACCAAATCAAGAAGATGAGGGTGTGTGGATTTACCAAAATGCTTGGTTTCATATGGGTGAGTTTACTCAAGAGCAAACGGTTGTACATAAAATTCATAAAGAAGAGAATGGCCTTTTTGTTTTTGTACTCGAAGGTAGCGCTCACGCCGCTGGCGAACTATTAGACAGACGTGATGCCATAGGAGTTTATGACATTGCCGAGCTAGAAATCACCGCACAGTCTGATTCAAAAATTTTACTTATCGAGGTGCCTATGCAGTTTTAA
- a CDS encoding mechanosensitive ion channel family protein translates to MSSKPISIIICCFIYFFNLSTLAQKNETKEFPKLSDTITSKGAYNRNPIGEYNDAYYQLERLNDNIGLPPNKFNFTTPQATLEHFILSCREERFEDAAYALNLNLFPKNVTKEEASILAEKFYFVINQRIAIDWEGISDRLDGQVDITTSTNKNISGTPRRSVVFGEVAIENRDVVLRLQRVKLKDWGAFWIISANTVENIEPLYALYGPRKLDRIMPNWSKVGVLGIPIWKIIGTILLAFLGYILGCFMSFITRKLFLSSNKPLLKSIATKMAKPAGIVIGVIFFYLTLTYLISFSGSMASTVYAILLIIVITSIAWFLMSFIDYIFAYVTENRLGDSSLEENKHARMMMTYISVARRVLTIIIIVVAITVIFSQFRSLEKLGISLLASAGLITIILGVAAQNTLGNIIAGIQIALTQPASIGDTINIEDEWGYVEDIRFTYMVVRTWDSRRLIIPLKDVISKPFENWSMTNPKQVRPIIVYADYRIDVQKVREKFAQLLIDSEDWDEEHEPTVQVTGVTEKSIEIRALCSAKDASTTWDLHCKLREQLVQFVASLNSGEYLAKQRHQIEKD, encoded by the coding sequence ATGAGTAGTAAACCCATTTCAATTATCATTTGTTGTTTTATTTATTTTTTCAATTTATCTACACTTGCTCAAAAAAATGAAACAAAAGAATTTCCTAAGCTTAGTGATACTATAACTTCAAAAGGGGCGTATAATAGAAATCCTATAGGCGAATATAATGACGCATACTATCAGCTAGAAAGACTTAACGATAACATTGGGTTACCTCCAAATAAATTTAACTTTACTACACCTCAAGCTACACTTGAGCATTTTATATTGAGTTGTCGCGAAGAGAGATTTGAAGATGCTGCTTATGCTTTAAATCTCAATCTTTTTCCAAAAAACGTTACAAAGGAAGAAGCATCAATCCTAGCGGAAAAATTTTATTTTGTTATAAATCAAAGAATAGCTATTGACTGGGAAGGAATTTCAGATAGATTAGATGGTCAAGTTGACATCACTACATCAACCAATAAGAATATCTCTGGTACACCAAGACGAAGTGTAGTTTTTGGAGAAGTTGCCATAGAAAATAGAGATGTAGTACTACGACTTCAACGAGTCAAGCTTAAAGATTGGGGAGCATTCTGGATAATAAGCGCAAATACTGTTGAGAATATCGAACCGCTATATGCACTTTATGGCCCGAGAAAATTAGACAGAATAATGCCTAATTGGTCAAAAGTTGGTGTTTTAGGAATCCCTATTTGGAAAATTATTGGAACTATACTTTTAGCATTTTTAGGCTATATTCTTGGTTGTTTTATGTCTTTTATAACTAGAAAATTATTTCTCAGTTCAAACAAACCATTACTCAAGTCCATCGCGACAAAAATGGCTAAACCAGCAGGTATTGTAATAGGTGTAATTTTCTTTTACCTAACATTAACGTATCTAATTTCCTTTTCTGGAAGTATGGCAAGTACCGTTTATGCTATATTATTAATCATTGTCATTACCTCTATTGCTTGGTTTTTAATGAGTTTTATAGATTACATTTTTGCTTATGTTACAGAAAATCGATTGGGCGATTCATCACTAGAAGAAAACAAGCATGCCCGAATGATGATGACTTATATTTCTGTTGCAAGAAGAGTCTTGACAATAATTATAATAGTTGTGGCTATCACTGTAATTTTTTCGCAGTTTAGATCTCTGGAAAAACTAGGAATTTCCCTTCTGGCATCTGCTGGACTTATAACAATAATATTGGGTGTCGCAGCTCAAAATACTCTTGGAAATATTATCGCAGGAATACAGATTGCACTTACACAACCCGCAAGTATAGGAGATACTATCAATATTGAGGACGAGTGGGGTTATGTAGAAGATATTAGATTTACTTATATGGTAGTGCGAACTTGGGACTCAAGACGACTCATAATTCCATTAAAAGATGTTATTTCAAAACCTTTTGAAAATTGGTCTATGACCAATCCAAAACAGGTAAGACCAATTATCGTTTATGCAGATTATCGTATTGATGTGCAAAAAGTAAGAGAGAAGTTTGCTCAACTTTTGATAGATTCTGAAGATTGGGATGAAGAGCACGAGCCTACTGTACAGGTTACTGGTGTAACAGAAAAATCTATTGAAATAAGAGCACTTTGCAGTGCAAAAGATGCTTCTACTACATGGGATTTGCATTGTAAACTAAGAGAACAGCTAGTACAGTTTGTGGCTTCACTTAATAGTGGAGAATATCTAGCCAAACAGCGTCATCAGATTGAGAAAGATTAA
- a CDS encoding YbjQ family protein, which produces MIITTTNSIQGREITQYLGVITDFIYAKIYNTKGLSFRDSLNSDKIYESSEEGIDAAKQEVLKKLEAKATEMGAHAIVGVTMDVEVINQGLKLGISAMGTAVALK; this is translated from the coding sequence ATGATTATTACAACTACAAATAGTATACAAGGCAGAGAGATCACGCAATACTTAGGTGTGATTACAGACTTCATCTATGCAAAGATTTACAATACTAAAGGACTCAGTTTTCGAGATTCACTTAATAGTGACAAGATTTATGAAAGTAGCGAAGAAGGTATAGATGCTGCCAAACAAGAAGTACTCAAGAAACTGGAGGCCAAAGCTACAGAAATGGGAGCTCACGCGATTGTGGGAGTTACAATGGATGTAGAAGTTATAAATCAAGGTCTTAAGTTGGGAATTTCGGCAATGGGGACTGCGGTTGCGTTAAAGTAG
- a CDS encoding endonuclease/exonuclease/phosphatase family protein, whose amino-acid sequence MKLKSFLQGFGITAVVLTLLPLIAIDYWWIRVFDFPHAQLTGLTFIAILTYFIRFDIKYYKDYLFVIILISCFTFQLGKIYAYTPFSSYEAKESTITDASNTLKIYTANVLQKNEEYQLLLDQIAEKNPDIVLLMETDQLWKNAVHKTLSATYPYSMLEPLDNTYGMLLYSRLPMSQNKINHLVDKEIPSMEAIVTLESGNQFQLFAIHPTPPMPQHNPMSSDRDTEMMTTALRVYKRKMPVIVMGDFNDVAWSETTSLFRKTSTLLDPRIGRGFYNTFNAKNVLMRWPLDHLFTSEEFRVKTLVRTKDIKSDHFPMYTELTFEPAKAKEQKANKPSQEILDRAQSQLKEQHLLNMEIPTIIGS is encoded by the coding sequence TTGAAATTAAAGAGCTTTCTCCAGGGATTTGGCATTACTGCTGTTGTATTGACATTATTACCACTCATTGCTATAGATTACTGGTGGATACGCGTATTTGATTTTCCGCATGCGCAGCTTACGGGGCTTACATTTATTGCTATTCTTACCTACTTCATACGGTTTGATATAAAATATTACAAAGACTACCTCTTTGTAATTATTCTTATTTCCTGCTTTACATTTCAACTAGGCAAGATTTATGCCTACACGCCTTTTTCTTCGTATGAGGCAAAAGAAAGTACGATTACAGACGCTTCAAATACATTGAAAATTTACACAGCCAATGTTTTACAGAAGAATGAAGAGTACCAACTCTTACTCGACCAAATAGCCGAGAAAAATCCTGACATTGTACTGCTCATGGAGACTGACCAACTGTGGAAAAATGCCGTACACAAAACATTATCTGCAACTTACCCTTATAGTATGCTAGAACCTCTAGATAACACCTACGGGATGTTGCTATACTCTCGCTTACCTATGTCTCAAAACAAAATTAATCATCTTGTAGATAAAGAGATTCCATCTATGGAGGCGATTGTTACCTTGGAGAGCGGTAATCAATTTCAATTATTTGCCATCCACCCTACTCCACCTATGCCACAACATAATCCTATGAGCTCAGACAGAGATACAGAGATGATGACTACGGCACTGCGCGTTTATAAAAGAAAAATGCCAGTGATTGTCATGGGGGATTTTAATGATGTTGCATGGTCTGAAACTACTTCACTCTTTAGAAAAACAAGCACATTACTTGACCCTCGCATAGGTCGTGGTTTCTATAATACTTTTAATGCAAAAAATGTATTGATGAGGTGGCCACTTGACCATTTATTTACCTCAGAAGAGTTTAGAGTGAAAACTCTAGTGCGCACAAAAGATATCAAGTCTGACCATTTCCCGATGTATACAGAGCTTACTTTTGAACCAGCGAAAGCAAAAGAACAAAAAGCAAATAAACCATCTCAGGAAATTTTAGATAGAGCACAGTCACAATTAAAAGAACAGCATCTACTCAATATGGAAATCCCTACAATTATAGGCTCTTAA
- the amrB gene encoding AmmeMemoRadiSam system protein B → MRFILLICICSIGIISCNNTPDAKTVTLKNYIRHQEDTIGFAQYSWQMDSIISRIDDADKLPNSETYKAVICPHDDYGYAGGLYYKTLSGIKAKTIILVGVAHRARNFDLQDRIIFGSYDSWQSPDGLIPVSNLRDKLLTKLNKETYVVHDSMMQLEHSLEAITPFLKRKNPALEIIPMLVPYNTFQNMKSFSDDIGSGIAALMKKENLIYGKDIAVVISNDAIHYGSEGWGGGNLAPFGTDNTGTAQARQKDLDIVNETLQGELTIKRVKKFNDITIMEDDYKAYKWTWCGRYSTPFGLLLANRIEKLTATPSEDEQFSNLTGTFIDWRSSIHNPHIKVDDLHMGHTAQADSTHWVAYVGMSYQ, encoded by the coding sequence ATGCGCTTTATTCTATTAATATGTATTTGTTCTATAGGTATTATTTCTTGCAACAATACGCCAGATGCAAAGACTGTAACTCTTAAAAATTATATTAGGCATCAAGAGGATACTATAGGTTTTGCTCAATATTCATGGCAAATGGATAGTATAATCAGTAGAATAGATGACGCTGATAAACTGCCAAATTCTGAAACCTACAAAGCCGTAATATGCCCACATGATGATTATGGATATGCCGGAGGTTTGTATTACAAAACGCTCTCTGGAATAAAAGCCAAAACAATTATTCTTGTGGGCGTAGCTCACAGAGCAAGAAATTTTGACTTACAAGATCGTATCATTTTTGGGAGTTATGATAGTTGGCAATCTCCGGATGGTCTCATTCCGGTAAGTAACCTAAGAGATAAACTGCTCACCAAACTTAATAAAGAAACATACGTTGTACATGATTCTATGATGCAGTTAGAGCATTCTCTAGAAGCTATAACCCCTTTTTTGAAACGTAAAAACCCTGCTTTAGAAATCATACCCATGCTCGTTCCTTACAATACGTTCCAAAATATGAAGTCCTTTTCTGATGACATAGGAAGTGGTATTGCTGCCCTTATGAAGAAAGAGAATCTTATATATGGTAAAGATATTGCTGTCGTGATTTCTAATGATGCTATACATTATGGCTCTGAAGGCTGGGGAGGCGGTAATCTTGCTCCCTTTGGCACAGACAATACAGGCACAGCTCAGGCTAGGCAGAAAGATCTTGATATTGTCAACGAGACACTCCAGGGAGAACTTACCATAAAAAGGGTTAAAAAGTTCAATGACATCACCATTATGGAGGATGATTATAAGGCTTATAAATGGACTTGGTGTGGAAGATATTCCACTCCTTTTGGCTTACTGCTTGCAAATCGCATAGAGAAACTTACGGCAACACCTAGTGAAGATGAACAATTTTCTAACCTTACTGGCACATTTATAGACTGGCGATCTAGTATACACAATCCCCATATTAAGGTTGATGATTTACACATGGGACACACCGCACAGGCAGATAGCACGCACTGGGTGGCTTATGTAGGTATGTCTTATCAATAG